Proteins encoded within one genomic window of Patescibacteria group bacterium:
- a CDS encoding AAA family ATPase has translation MANNNKKVLILTGPGGSGKTTMADLLVKRRGFIKVDGDYLDSEFFPEGRHWVPENFKKLKQAHDKIFIEVKKAFDKGENDVVLDYIIFGHYLEFLEKFKKEFGDNLEIKVLFPTKEETIKRDKERECWTTGVERIAAVRAEFEAIRDTMGSDNFFDTTGQTPDETFEKYFKGQNL, from the coding sequence ATGGCAAACAATAATAAAAAAGTACTGATTCTAACCGGGCCGGGAGGGTCTGGCAAAACCACAATGGCTGATTTGTTAGTGAAGAGACGCGGTTTTATCAAAGTTGACGGCGATTATTTGGATAGTGAATTTTTTCCCGAAGGGCGCCACTGGGTCCCGGAAAATTTTAAGAAATTAAAACAAGCGCACGATAAAATCTTTATTGAAGTAAAGAAAGCATTTGATAAAGGCGAGAATGATGTCGTTCTTGATTATATTATATTTGGACATTATTTAGAATTTCTTGAAAAGTTTAAAAAAGAATTCGGGGATAATTTAGAAATTAAAGTTTTATTCCCGACCAAAGAAGAAACTATAAAAAGAGATAAGGAGCGCGAATGCTGGACAACCGGCGTTGAACGGATAGCAGCGGTTCGCGCCGAATTTGAAGCTATCAGAGACACGATGGGCAGTGATAATTTTTTTGATACGACCGGACAAACGCCTGACGAAACTTTTGAGAAATATTTTAAGGGTCAAAATTTATGA
- a CDS encoding tRNA-binding protein produces MINYQDFEKVDIRVGEIIKAEDFPEAKKPAYKLTIDFGPEIGVKKSSVQITKRYTKEELIGKQVIGVVNFSPKQIGPFVSEVLTLGLPDENGDVVLLSPTKKVPKGGKMF; encoded by the coding sequence ATGATTAACTATCAAGACTTCGAGAAAGTGGATATAAGAGTTGGAGAAATTATAAAAGCAGAAGATTTTCCCGAAGCCAAAAAGCCAGCCTACAAGCTGACAATAGATTTTGGTCCGGAAATTGGCGTAAAAAAATCATCTGTCCAGATTACAAAGCGCTATACTAAGGAGGAGCTCATAGGAAAACAGGTGATAGGAGTAGTGAATTTTTCGCCCAAACAGATTGGCCCATTTGTGTCTGAAGTTTTAACTCTCGGATTGCCGGATGAAAATGGAGACGTAGTATTATTATCTCCAACGAAAAAGGTGCCAAAGGGCGGGAAAATGTTCTAA
- a CDS encoding Maf family protein, with product MKIILGSGLKWRKAMLEKMGYDFEVVTADINEKAIRSNDYYVLPIKIARAKAEAIRQKIKEPVLLITADQVVLYNGELREKPKDERQAREFLLSYKKYPAEIINAVVVTNTASGKRAQGIDIAKAYFKEIPEEVIDKLVEMEDILNSAGGFLAEHELLQPYLKKYEGKEGNSLGLPKALTERLILEVQEI from the coding sequence ATGAAAATAATTTTAGGCTCTGGTTTAAAATGGCGCAAGGCGATGCTGGAGAAAATGGGTTATGATTTTGAAGTTGTAACGGCTGATATTAATGAAAAAGCGATTCGCAGTAATGATTATTACGTTTTGCCGATTAAAATAGCTCGCGCTAAAGCCGAGGCCATAAGGCAAAAAATCAAGGAGCCGGTTCTTCTAATCACGGCTGACCAAGTCGTGCTCTATAACGGCGAATTGCGGGAAAAGCCGAAAGATGAACGCCAGGCGCGGGAGTTCCTGCTTTCCTATAAAAAATATCCGGCAGAAATTATTAACGCGGTGGTCGTGACAAATACCGCAAGCGGTAAACGCGCGCAAGGGATTGATATAGCCAAAGCTTACTTTAAAGAAATTCCTGAAGAAGTTATTGATAAACTTGTAGAGATGGAAGACATTTTAAACTCGGCTGGCGGATTTTTGGCAGAGCATGAATTATTACAGCCCTATCTTAAAAAATACGAAGGCAAAGAAGGAAACAGCCTTGGGCTGCCAAAGGCATTAACCGAGCGTCTTATTCTTGAGGTTCAAGAAATATAA